From a single Mycolicibacterium moriokaense genomic region:
- a CDS encoding amidohydrolase family protein, with protein sequence MLIQRATLIDGDTVDIRVEERIVAVEPRLTPLPAEEVYDAANGTVIPGLHDHHVHLRSAAAALTSVRVGPAEVHTRADLVRVLANADVGSDGWIRAVGYHEAVAGPLDRSVLDDVSPAVPVRVQHRSGVLWTLNSAGLARVGLPDHPDGRLRSADHSWSDTLERNESGLAEVSRRLSAYGVTGVTDATPDLTVGDVVKLMDAHRRGELHQRVHCLAPGKRILHDTDLDLSGLTAWVAERHREDAPVAVHCVTAAQLVITLAALRSAGPHPKDRIEHAAVVPDDSIADLVGVGATVVTQPNFVAERGEQYLEDVPAAEHHELWRVAGLKAAGVPVALSTDMPFGDDDPWKAMRAAVFRTTGAGTVLGAAERVAARDALRMFFGAPDAPATPRRIAPGEPGDLCILTAPAEEALAELDAGMVAATVVAGNLVHGG encoded by the coding sequence ATGCTGATTCAGCGCGCGACACTAATCGACGGCGACACTGTGGACATCCGCGTCGAAGAACGAATCGTCGCCGTCGAGCCCAGGCTGACACCGCTGCCGGCCGAGGAGGTCTACGACGCGGCCAACGGGACCGTCATTCCCGGTCTGCACGATCACCACGTCCATCTCCGTTCAGCGGCCGCGGCGTTGACATCTGTGCGAGTGGGCCCCGCCGAGGTGCACACCCGGGCCGACCTGGTCCGGGTGCTCGCGAATGCCGACGTCGGCAGCGACGGGTGGATCCGCGCGGTCGGCTATCACGAGGCGGTGGCCGGACCGCTGGACCGCAGCGTGCTGGACGACGTGTCGCCTGCGGTGCCGGTCAGAGTCCAGCACCGCAGCGGTGTGTTATGGACCCTGAACTCGGCCGGCCTGGCCCGCGTGGGGCTCCCCGATCATCCTGACGGCCGCCTGCGAAGCGCCGATCACAGTTGGTCGGATACGTTGGAGCGCAACGAGAGTGGTCTCGCCGAGGTCAGCAGGCGCCTCAGCGCCTATGGGGTCACGGGGGTGACCGACGCGACACCCGACCTCACCGTCGGCGACGTCGTCAAACTCATGGACGCTCACCGTCGCGGGGAGCTGCACCAGCGTGTGCACTGCCTGGCCCCCGGCAAACGGATCCTGCACGACACCGATCTCGACCTGTCCGGCCTCACCGCGTGGGTCGCCGAGCGCCATCGCGAAGACGCACCGGTCGCGGTGCACTGTGTGACGGCCGCGCAGCTGGTCATCACGCTGGCCGCACTGCGATCGGCCGGCCCACATCCGAAGGACCGCATCGAGCACGCCGCGGTGGTTCCCGACGACAGCATCGCCGACCTCGTCGGCGTCGGCGCGACCGTCGTCACCCAGCCCAACTTCGTCGCCGAGCGAGGGGAGCAGTATCTCGAGGACGTGCCCGCCGCCGAGCATCACGAACTGTGGCGGGTCGCCGGCCTTAAAGCGGCCGGCGTGCCCGTTGCGCTCTCCACCGATATGCCCTTCGGCGACGACGACCCATGGAAGGCGATGCGCGCCGCCGTATTTCGCACCACCGGCGCCGGCACAGTGCTGGGAGCCGCCGAACGCGTCGCGGCGCGTGACGCCCTGCGGATGTTCTTCGGCGCGCCGGATGCGCCAGCTACGCCACGCCGGATCGCACCGGGCGAGCCCGGTGACCTGTGCATCCTCACCGCGCCTGCCGAGGAGGCGCTTGCCGAACTCGACGCGGGCATGGTGGCAGCAACAGTCGTCGCCGGGAACCTAGTCCACGGAGGCTAG
- a CDS encoding alpha/beta hydrolase, with amino-acid sequence MPRTSRTADFHPDLRRAARLAPKQAFTPVTLPVLRLVTRRMWRKAPKDVEALTLPSGVRVWLYRPAGVTGAGPALLWIHGGGYVIGHPGQDVALCRRYAQRLGATVASVDYGLAPEHSYPVPLEDCYNALTWLAALPSVDPSRIAIGGASAGGGLAAALALLARDRGEVALAAQLLVYPMLDDRTVGHGLDHPGLRLWNQSLNKFGWSAYLGDADPEVAVPARRTDLSGLPPAWMGVGTHDLFHDEDLAYAERLKAAGVPCDVEVVKGAFHGFDGIAPKAHVSQSFFESQCATLQRLLTLAAA; translated from the coding sequence GTGCCGCGCACTTCCCGTACTGCTGACTTCCATCCAGATCTGCGCCGAGCCGCGCGGCTGGCCCCCAAGCAGGCGTTCACTCCGGTGACGCTGCCGGTCCTCCGACTGGTGACCCGCCGGATGTGGCGCAAGGCACCCAAGGACGTCGAAGCGCTGACCCTGCCATCGGGAGTCCGGGTGTGGTTGTACCGGCCCGCCGGGGTCACAGGTGCCGGACCGGCGCTGTTGTGGATTCACGGCGGTGGTTATGTGATCGGTCATCCGGGCCAGGACGTCGCGCTGTGCCGTCGCTACGCCCAACGCCTCGGTGCGACAGTCGCATCCGTCGACTACGGGCTGGCGCCCGAGCACTCTTATCCGGTTCCGCTGGAGGACTGTTACAACGCGTTGACCTGGCTGGCGGCGTTGCCATCGGTCGATCCCAGCCGCATCGCCATCGGTGGTGCCAGCGCGGGCGGCGGCCTCGCAGCCGCACTGGCGCTCCTCGCTCGGGATCGCGGCGAGGTCGCGTTGGCCGCCCAGCTGTTGGTCTACCCGATGCTCGACGACCGCACCGTCGGCCACGGGCTGGACCATCCCGGTCTACGGCTGTGGAATCAGTCGCTCAACAAGTTCGGGTGGTCGGCCTACCTCGGCGACGCCGACCCCGAGGTTGCGGTGCCCGCGCGGCGCACAGATCTCAGCGGGTTACCCCCGGCGTGGATGGGTGTCGGAACGCATGATCTGTTCCATGACGAGGATCTCGCGTACGCGGAGCGGTTGAAGGCCGCGGGTGTACCGTGCGACGTCGAGGTGGTGAAGGGCGCATTCCACGGTTTCGACGGGATCGCCCCGAAAGCGCACGTGTCGCAGTCGTTCTTCGAAAGTCAGTGCGCCACGCTTCAGCGGCTGCTGACCCTCGCGGCAGCCTAG
- a CDS encoding CoA transferase, producing MTSLVVPAAVLSRARDVANDFRALTGTAVDADVIIAGRAGLLGHVPQGRISAGGASRLMRSRDGWCALTLSRPDDVDTVPALLETEAVGDDPWPAVESWVAERSSSDVTDRGRLLGLPVAALGETPAAPPHIVPYGTATTERDLTGLLVADLSAMWAGPLCGQLLARAGATVVKVESPARPDGTRAGPLAFFDWMNAGKLSYAVDFDHPRAIQALLATADVVIESSRPAALIRRGLGPASIAPRDGRVWLRITGHGTQGQRADWVAFGDDAAVSGGLVHGSDDDRSFCGDAIADPLTGLEAAVEVARSLSRGGGALIEMSMAAVAATYSALPRAEEINCTATPPPSAAASALGADNAVVEQLIAEKRVAPC from the coding sequence GTGACGTCGTTGGTCGTCCCCGCCGCCGTGTTGTCGCGGGCCCGCGACGTCGCCAACGACTTTCGAGCGCTGACCGGTACCGCGGTCGACGCCGACGTGATCATCGCGGGCCGGGCCGGATTACTTGGACACGTGCCGCAGGGCCGGATCTCGGCGGGTGGAGCGTCCCGCCTCATGCGAAGCCGCGACGGCTGGTGTGCGTTGACGCTATCGCGTCCCGACGATGTCGACACGGTGCCCGCGCTGCTCGAAACCGAGGCCGTCGGGGATGACCCGTGGCCGGCGGTGGAAAGCTGGGTCGCCGAACGGTCCTCCTCCGATGTCACCGACCGCGGCCGTCTGCTCGGCCTCCCGGTGGCCGCGCTCGGCGAAACTCCTGCAGCCCCACCGCATATCGTGCCCTACGGGACGGCGACGACGGAGCGCGATCTGACGGGCCTTCTGGTCGCAGACCTCTCCGCGATGTGGGCGGGGCCGCTATGCGGACAGCTGCTGGCGCGTGCGGGCGCGACCGTCGTGAAGGTCGAAAGCCCAGCCCGCCCCGACGGCACCCGCGCGGGTCCGCTGGCCTTCTTCGACTGGATGAACGCCGGAAAGCTCTCGTATGCCGTGGATTTCGATCATCCGAGGGCGATACAGGCACTGCTTGCCACGGCCGACGTGGTGATCGAGTCCTCGCGTCCGGCGGCGCTGATCCGCCGCGGCCTCGGGCCGGCGTCCATCGCTCCGCGCGACGGTCGAGTCTGGCTACGCATCACAGGCCACGGCACACAGGGGCAGCGGGCCGACTGGGTGGCGTTCGGCGACGATGCGGCCGTATCGGGAGGCCTGGTTCACGGCAGCGACGACGATCGGTCATTCTGCGGTGACGCGATCGCCGACCCGTTGACGGGCCTCGAGGCAGCGGTCGAAGTGGCCCGATCGTTGAGCCGCGGCGGCGGCGCGCTCATCGAGATGTCGATGGCGGCGGTGGCCGCCACGTATTCCGCCCTGCCCCGCGCTGAGGAAATCAACTGCACCGCAACACCACCACCATCGGCAGCGGCATCCGCGCTCGGCGCAGACAACGCCGTCGTCGAACAGCTGATCGCCGAGAAGCGCGTCGCTCCATGCTGA
- a CDS encoding Rv2253/PknI dimerization domain-containing protein, which produces MVEKWALVGGLVAALVTAPATASASPDPADGTAVPMVPLNGPYIMTTALDRQTFNGAPLPAIPFASEVSFTTTCTAGGCIAHSSLSARGVPFDFHWTGSRWESAQPLQWTCGGDPAPATMTITLEPKVNGTLAGKRSTTVGTPGCGSPRVPGTVVAPLSVVPA; this is translated from the coding sequence ATGGTCGAGAAATGGGCCCTCGTCGGAGGCCTCGTCGCAGCGCTCGTGACGGCTCCCGCAACAGCATCGGCCAGCCCCGACCCGGCTGATGGGACCGCGGTGCCGATGGTGCCGCTCAACGGGCCGTACATCATGACCACGGCTCTTGACCGGCAGACGTTCAACGGCGCCCCTCTGCCCGCGATTCCGTTTGCCAGCGAGGTGTCTTTCACCACGACCTGCACCGCAGGCGGCTGCATCGCACACTCCAGCCTTTCCGCCCGCGGCGTCCCCTTCGACTTCCACTGGACCGGCAGCAGGTGGGAGTCCGCGCAACCACTCCAGTGGACGTGCGGCGGCGACCCTGCCCCGGCAACCATGACGATCACGCTGGAGCCGAAAGTGAACGGGACGCTCGCCGGGAAACGCAGTACGACCGTCGGCACGCCTGGATGCGGCAGCCCTCGCGTCCCCGGCACGGTCGTCGCACCGCTGTCCGTCGTCCCCGCGTGA
- a CDS encoding alpha/beta hydrolase, which yields MSPRPETRYPGPTMWTRARWLLKAGPADYMLAMSVASASLPVVGKHLEPLGAATAMSVWGYRHLPDFLGATAKSWLSPGNAELRRSERDSTNAVSQAALRGIVNAKDLDIEWPAPESAPPLWKLREHRRNVHRTSVQYGPRPSQLLDVWRREDLPVEPAPVLVFVPGGAWVHGSRLLQGYALMSHLAELGWVCLSIDYRVAPHHTWPSHITDVKTAIAWARANVDKFGGDRNFVTIAGTSAGGHLAALAGLTANDPEMQSELPEGSDTSVDAVVGIYGRYDWEDRSTAERARFVDFLERVVVKRKIAKHPDIYRKASPIARVHAEAPPFLVVHGTGDSVIPVAQARSFVERLRAVSHSVVGYVELPGAGHAFDMIDGARTGSASTAIGLFLNQIHRSRTLIGAKQVI from the coding sequence ATGTCGCCACGACCGGAAACCCGGTATCCAGGCCCGACGATGTGGACACGCGCGCGGTGGTTGCTGAAGGCGGGTCCCGCGGACTACATGCTGGCGATGAGCGTTGCGTCGGCGTCCCTTCCCGTCGTTGGTAAACACCTTGAGCCCCTTGGCGCCGCCACCGCGATGAGCGTGTGGGGATACCGGCATCTTCCCGACTTTCTGGGCGCGACGGCGAAGTCGTGGCTTAGCCCGGGCAACGCCGAGCTGAGGCGTTCCGAACGCGACAGCACCAACGCCGTCTCGCAGGCCGCACTGCGCGGAATCGTCAACGCCAAGGATCTCGACATTGAGTGGCCCGCACCGGAAAGCGCACCGCCGCTGTGGAAGTTGCGCGAGCACCGGCGCAACGTTCACCGCACCTCCGTGCAGTACGGCCCCCGCCCGTCTCAGCTGCTCGACGTGTGGCGCCGCGAGGATCTGCCCGTCGAACCGGCACCCGTGCTGGTCTTCGTGCCCGGCGGCGCGTGGGTGCACGGCAGTCGGCTGCTGCAGGGCTACGCGCTCATGTCGCACCTGGCCGAACTCGGCTGGGTGTGCCTGTCCATCGACTACCGGGTGGCGCCGCACCACACGTGGCCGTCGCACATCACCGACGTCAAGACGGCGATCGCCTGGGCGCGCGCCAACGTCGACAAGTTCGGTGGTGACCGCAACTTCGTGACGATCGCAGGCACCTCGGCGGGTGGCCACCTGGCCGCGCTCGCCGGTCTCACCGCCAACGATCCCGAAATGCAGAGCGAACTGCCGGAGGGCTCGGACACCTCGGTGGACGCGGTCGTGGGCATCTACGGCCGCTACGACTGGGAGGATCGCTCGACCGCGGAGCGCGCGCGGTTCGTGGACTTCCTCGAACGAGTCGTGGTGAAGCGCAAGATCGCCAAGCATCCCGACATCTACCGCAAGGCGTCGCCGATCGCCCGCGTCCACGCAGAAGCGCCGCCGTTCCTCGTCGTGCACGGCACCGGTGACAGCGTTATCCCCGTCGCACAGGCCCGCAGCTTCGTCGAGCGGTTGCGCGCGGTATCGCACTCGGTGGTGGGCTATGTGGAACTGCCCGGCGCGGGACACGCATTCGACATGATCGACGGTGCCCGCACCGGCTCGGCGTCGACCGCAATCGGATTGTTCCTCAACCAAATTCACCGAAGCCGCACGCTGATCGGGGCGAAGCAGGTTATATAG
- a CDS encoding acyl-CoA dehydrogenase: protein MSKSSLAITEEHTDLADAAFGQLNRLKSRAAARAALDGGSSHPAELWSAAAEQGWTGLAIAEEYGGSGFGLSELAIVLEAQGHELSPGPFLPSVAAAVVIDRCASDSLRAQLLPGLADGSTVGALALSGSVKVGSDLVVTGESPAVLGAPDADVLVVVAGDDVVVVDGGADGVTVTALESLDPTRSIGSVALRDVTVTEDRVLRGAARRARTVFRILASAEAVGVSWAALEMAVDYAKVREQFGRTIGTFQAVKHHAANMLVNAEATTAATWDAARADDLDTAWFAAAVAASHSIRTQVLNAQNNIQLHGGIGFTWEHDSHLYLRRARTLAAILAEAGDPLLDVVEGQRSGQAHGASFTLPEEAEKYREQAREAVATLRGLPADKQRDFLVDSGYLVPHWPKPWGRAADVLEQLVIEEEFSGVDRPDLGITGWVTLTISQAGTDDQRERWVEPVLRGEVMWCQLFSEPNAGSDAAAVRTSAKKVDGGWRVTGQKVWTSLAHQCQWGLATVRTDPDAPKHAGVTMMAIDMKAPGVTVNPLKGLTGHAHFNEVFFDDVFVPDEDVVGDVNKGWLVARATLGNERVSIGGGSGGASAFTADDLIKLLDNAPAQTAAYYVRRAGEVIAESHTLRLLNLRRVTRAIAGSEPGPEGNVTKLLLAEAGQRMTELGLELAGSAAIVGQTPMLTLAYLGNRAMTIAGGTSEITRNTIAERILGLPRDPLLK from the coding sequence GTGAGCAAGTCATCCCTAGCCATCACCGAAGAGCACACAGACCTCGCCGATGCCGCGTTCGGCCAGCTCAACCGGCTGAAGAGCCGCGCCGCCGCCCGGGCGGCCCTGGACGGCGGATCCTCGCATCCGGCCGAGCTCTGGTCGGCGGCCGCCGAGCAGGGGTGGACCGGGCTTGCGATCGCCGAGGAGTACGGTGGCTCGGGCTTCGGGCTGTCCGAGCTGGCGATCGTGCTCGAAGCTCAGGGCCACGAGTTGAGCCCCGGCCCGTTCCTGCCGAGCGTCGCCGCCGCCGTGGTCATCGATCGCTGTGCATCGGATTCCCTTCGCGCCCAACTACTTCCGGGACTGGCCGACGGCAGCACCGTCGGCGCGCTTGCCCTTTCGGGCAGCGTGAAGGTCGGCTCCGACCTGGTGGTGACCGGTGAGAGCCCCGCCGTCCTCGGGGCGCCGGACGCTGACGTCCTGGTGGTCGTCGCCGGCGACGACGTGGTGGTGGTCGACGGCGGCGCCGACGGCGTCACGGTGACGGCGCTGGAGTCGCTGGACCCGACTCGAAGCATCGGGTCCGTCGCGTTGCGCGACGTGACGGTCACCGAGGACCGGGTCCTGCGCGGCGCCGCCCGCAGGGCACGCACCGTGTTTCGGATCCTGGCGTCGGCCGAAGCCGTCGGCGTCAGCTGGGCAGCGCTGGAGATGGCCGTCGACTACGCCAAGGTGCGCGAGCAGTTCGGCCGCACCATCGGCACCTTCCAGGCGGTCAAGCACCATGCCGCCAACATGCTCGTCAACGCCGAGGCGACGACGGCGGCGACCTGGGACGCGGCGCGTGCCGACGACTTGGACACCGCGTGGTTCGCCGCCGCGGTGGCCGCATCACACTCCATTCGGACCCAGGTCTTGAACGCGCAGAACAACATTCAGCTGCACGGCGGGATCGGCTTCACCTGGGAGCACGACTCGCACCTGTACCTGCGCCGCGCCCGCACCCTCGCCGCGATCCTGGCCGAGGCCGGCGATCCCCTGCTCGACGTCGTCGAGGGTCAGCGCAGCGGCCAGGCGCACGGCGCCTCGTTCACCCTTCCCGAGGAAGCTGAGAAGTACCGGGAACAGGCGCGCGAGGCCGTCGCGACGCTGCGCGGGCTGCCCGCCGACAAGCAGCGCGACTTCCTCGTCGACTCCGGCTATCTGGTGCCGCACTGGCCGAAGCCGTGGGGCCGCGCCGCCGACGTGCTCGAGCAGTTGGTCATCGAGGAGGAGTTCAGCGGGGTCGACCGACCGGACCTGGGCATCACCGGCTGGGTGACGCTGACGATCTCCCAGGCCGGCACCGACGACCAGCGTGAGCGCTGGGTGGAACCGGTGCTGCGCGGCGAGGTGATGTGGTGCCAGCTGTTCTCCGAACCCAACGCCGGCTCGGACGCCGCCGCGGTGCGGACGTCGGCCAAGAAGGTCGACGGCGGCTGGCGGGTCACCGGGCAGAAGGTGTGGACCAGCCTGGCGCACCAGTGCCAGTGGGGGCTGGCGACTGTGCGGACCGATCCCGACGCCCCGAAGCACGCCGGCGTGACGATGATGGCCATCGACATGAAAGCCCCTGGGGTGACGGTGAATCCGCTCAAGGGGCTGACCGGTCACGCGCACTTCAACGAGGTCTTCTTCGACGATGTCTTCGTTCCCGACGAGGACGTGGTGGGCGACGTCAACAAGGGCTGGCTGGTGGCGCGCGCGACGCTCGGCAACGAGCGTGTCTCCATCGGCGGCGGATCGGGCGGTGCCAGCGCGTTCACCGCTGACGATCTGATCAAGCTGCTCGACAACGCCCCCGCCCAGACGGCCGCGTACTACGTGCGTCGCGCGGGTGAGGTCATCGCCGAGTCGCACACGCTGCGGCTGCTGAACCTGCGGCGGGTGACGCGGGCGATCGCCGGATCCGAACCCGGCCCCGAAGGCAACGTCACCAAGCTGCTGCTGGCCGAGGCCGGACAGCGGATGACCGAGCTGGGCCTGGAACTGGCGGGGTCGGCGGCCATCGTCGGACAGACCCCGATGCTGACGCTGGCATACCTCGGCAACCGGGCCATGACGATCGCCGGAGGCACCTCGGAGATCACCCGCAACACAATCGCCGAACGGATCCTCGGCCTGCCGCGCGACCCTTTGCTGAAGTAG
- a CDS encoding WS/DGAT/MGAT family O-acyltransferase gives MKRLSGWDAVLLYSETPTVHMHTLKLAVIDLSELKGRPFGIDDFRKVIHSRLYKLEPFCYQLIDIPFKFHHPMWRENCEVDLEYHVRPYRVDSPGGRRELDEAVGRIASTPLDRSRPLWEMYFIEGLANGRIAVLGKIHHALADGVASANLLARGMDLQQTPHADRDSYACEPPPTKGELLRTAFADHMRHIGRLPGVMAYTAKGLRRVRQSSRKLSPELTRPFTPPPSFMNHRVDAQRKFATTTLALADVKETAKHLNVTINDMVLAISAGALRQLSLKYDGKADHPLLASVPVSFDFSEDRISGNRFSGVMMVVPIELEDPLERVQAVHDAAVNAKETHQLMGPELVSRWSAYFPPAPAERLFHWLADKDGQNKVLNIPISNVPGPRQPGRVGGALVTEIYSVGPLTTGSGLNITVWSYVDQLNVSVLSDGATLTDPHELTDAMVDAFVEIRRAAGLSEKLTVIESAMAP, from the coding sequence ATGAAGAGGCTCAGCGGGTGGGATGCTGTCCTGCTCTACAGCGAGACGCCGACCGTGCACATGCACACCCTCAAGCTTGCGGTGATCGATCTCTCCGAGCTGAAGGGCCGCCCCTTCGGCATCGACGACTTCCGGAAGGTCATCCACAGCAGGCTCTACAAGCTCGAGCCGTTCTGCTATCAGCTCATCGACATCCCGTTCAAGTTCCACCACCCGATGTGGCGGGAGAACTGCGAGGTCGATCTCGAATACCACGTCCGCCCTTACCGAGTGGACAGCCCCGGCGGGCGCCGCGAGCTCGACGAGGCCGTCGGCCGCATCGCCAGCACCCCGCTGGACCGCAGCCGGCCGCTGTGGGAGATGTACTTCATCGAGGGATTGGCCAACGGCCGCATCGCGGTGTTGGGCAAGATCCACCACGCCCTCGCCGACGGGGTCGCGTCGGCCAATCTGCTGGCCCGCGGGATGGACCTGCAACAGACTCCGCACGCCGACCGCGACTCCTATGCCTGCGAACCCCCACCGACCAAGGGCGAACTGCTGCGCACGGCGTTCGCCGACCACATGCGGCATATCGGCCGGCTGCCCGGCGTCATGGCCTACACCGCGAAGGGGCTGCGACGGGTGCGGCAGAGCTCGCGCAAGCTGTCGCCGGAGCTGACCCGACCGTTCACCCCGCCGCCGTCGTTCATGAACCACCGCGTCGACGCGCAGCGCAAGTTCGCGACTACCACGCTCGCACTGGCCGACGTGAAGGAGACCGCGAAACATCTGAACGTCACCATCAACGACATGGTGCTCGCGATCTCGGCGGGCGCCCTGCGGCAGCTGTCGCTCAAGTACGACGGCAAGGCCGACCATCCGCTATTGGCCTCTGTCCCAGTGAGTTTCGACTTCTCCGAGGACCGTATCTCCGGCAACCGCTTCAGCGGCGTGATGATGGTGGTGCCGATCGAACTCGAGGATCCGCTGGAGCGGGTGCAGGCCGTACACGACGCCGCGGTGAACGCCAAGGAAACCCATCAACTGATGGGCCCGGAACTCGTCAGCAGGTGGTCGGCCTACTTCCCGCCGGCGCCGGCCGAGCGGCTGTTCCACTGGCTGGCGGACAAGGACGGCCAGAACAAGGTCCTCAACATTCCGATCTCGAATGTGCCCGGACCGCGACAGCCCGGCCGCGTCGGCGGCGCGTTGGTCACCGAGATCTACTCGGTCGGCCCACTCACCACGGGCAGCGGGCTCAACATCACGGTGTGGAGTTACGTCGACCAGCTCAACGTCTCCGTGCTGTCCGACGGCGCCACGCTGACGGATCCGCATGAACTGACCGACGCGATGGTCGACGCCTTCGTCGAAATACGTCGTGCCGCAGGACTTTCCGAGAAGCTGACGGTCATCGAATCAGCGATGGCCCCCTAG
- a CDS encoding alpha/beta hydrolase, with protein sequence MSRRRRYPLLRAVAELVNAANGVRPLGREGYITIPVFAFGWPTSEMSPVYMGASMLDALRRGLRGDFRGLRGRIALGLTAIAWALLWLIHRRNVSSRPYFEKPLRDALGADYEEIASRSQPVRRRLPQVGVWPTDLVRRRYVEKAGTVQYGPHGRANRADIWRRADLPRDAKAPVLLQVPGGAWAIGMRRPQSYAMLSHLAERGWVCLSIDYRVSPKNTWPDHIVDVKRALAWIKENIADYGGDPDFVAITGGSAGGHLSSLAALTPNDPVWQPGFEDADTSVAAAVPIYGRYDWFTVSGSGRREFIAFLQRFVVKKPFKENRQVFLDASSIKRLRPDAPPFFILHGQDDSIIPVGEGREFAEALREVSTSTVAYAEIPHAQHAFDFYYGSPRAHYTAQAVEVFLSWVHAKHTAAKERRAVAN encoded by the coding sequence ATGAGTAGGCGTCGTCGCTACCCGTTGCTGCGCGCGGTCGCAGAGCTCGTCAACGCCGCCAACGGTGTGCGGCCCCTCGGCCGCGAGGGTTACATCACGATTCCGGTGTTCGCGTTCGGCTGGCCGACGTCGGAGATGTCGCCGGTGTACATGGGCGCCTCGATGCTCGACGCGCTGCGCCGCGGACTGCGCGGCGACTTCCGTGGGCTGCGGGGACGAATCGCCTTGGGGCTGACCGCGATTGCGTGGGCTCTGCTGTGGTTGATCCATCGTCGCAACGTCTCGTCACGGCCGTACTTCGAAAAGCCGCTGCGTGACGCGCTGGGTGCGGACTACGAGGAGATCGCCAGCCGGTCACAGCCGGTGCGGCGGCGGCTCCCGCAGGTCGGAGTGTGGCCCACCGACCTGGTGCGCAGGCGGTACGTCGAGAAGGCGGGCACCGTGCAATACGGCCCGCACGGCCGGGCGAACCGGGCCGACATCTGGCGTCGCGCCGATCTACCGCGCGACGCGAAGGCGCCGGTGCTGCTGCAGGTGCCCGGCGGCGCGTGGGCCATCGGCATGCGCCGGCCGCAGTCCTACGCCATGCTGAGCCATCTGGCCGAGCGCGGCTGGGTGTGTCTTTCGATCGACTACCGGGTGAGCCCGAAGAACACCTGGCCCGACCACATCGTCGACGTCAAGCGTGCGCTGGCGTGGATCAAGGAGAACATCGCCGACTACGGTGGCGACCCCGACTTCGTCGCGATCACCGGAGGGTCGGCGGGCGGACATCTGTCATCGCTGGCCGCGCTGACGCCCAACGATCCGGTGTGGCAGCCGGGATTCGAGGACGCCGACACCTCGGTCGCTGCGGCGGTGCCGATCTACGGTCGTTACGACTGGTTCACCGTGTCGGGGTCCGGCCGCAGGGAGTTCATCGCCTTCCTGCAGAGGTTCGTGGTGAAGAAGCCGTTCAAAGAGAACCGTCAGGTCTTCCTCGACGCATCGTCCATCAAGCGGTTACGCCCTGATGCGCCACCGTTTTTCATCCTGCACGGCCAGGACGACTCGATCATCCCGGTCGGAGAGGGCCGCGAGTTCGCGGAGGCGCTTCGCGAGGTGTCGACGTCCACGGTCGCCTATGCGGAGATCCCGCACGCCCAGCACGCGTTCGACTTCTACTACGGCTCGCCCCGCGCGCACTACACGGCGCAGGCCGTCGAGGTGTTCCTGTCCTGGGTGCACGCCAAGCACACGGCGGCCAAGGAACGGCGAGCAGTCGCAAACTGA
- a CDS encoding MaoC family dehydratase, producing MSGPYFDDLHVGQVFDAAPSMTLTAGAAAVHQSILGDRLRLALDGELAAAVTGASAPLAHPALVCDVAIGQSTLVTQRVKANLFYRGLKFHRFPVIGDTLFTRTEVVGLKQNSAKPGRAPTGLAALRMTTVDDVGRLILDFHRCAMLPLSDDAVETGHADDLSAIGTEEASVPDPTADWNADAYRAKVPGAHFDAGLAGAVLHSTADVVSSAPELARLTLNIAATHHDWRSGGQRLVYGGHTIGLALAQATRLLPNLVTVLGWQSCDHTGPVHEGDTLYSELHVEGAVPLPEGRGGVLKLRSVVSAVGEPDRQVLDWRFTALQF from the coding sequence GTGAGCGGCCCCTATTTCGACGATCTGCACGTCGGCCAGGTCTTTGACGCGGCACCCTCGATGACCCTCACGGCCGGGGCCGCCGCAGTCCACCAGTCGATCCTCGGCGATCGACTGCGCCTCGCCCTCGACGGTGAGCTGGCTGCCGCCGTCACCGGCGCCTCGGCGCCGCTGGCCCACCCGGCCCTCGTGTGCGATGTGGCGATCGGCCAGTCGACGCTCGTGACGCAGCGGGTCAAGGCCAACTTGTTCTACCGCGGCCTGAAGTTCCACCGGTTCCCGGTGATCGGCGACACGCTGTTCACCCGCACCGAGGTGGTCGGGCTGAAGCAGAACTCGGCGAAGCCGGGCCGCGCCCCGACGGGTCTTGCGGCGCTGCGGATGACCACCGTCGACGACGTCGGGCGGTTGATCCTCGACTTCCACCGCTGCGCAATGCTTCCGCTGAGCGACGACGCGGTCGAGACGGGGCACGCCGACGATCTGTCCGCGATCGGCACCGAAGAGGCATCGGTTCCCGATCCGACCGCCGACTGGAACGCCGACGCCTACCGTGCCAAGGTCCCAGGTGCCCACTTCGACGCAGGTCTCGCGGGCGCGGTGCTGCACAGCACCGCCGACGTCGTCAGCAGTGCGCCGGAGCTCGCCCGGCTGACACTGAACATCGCTGCTACGCACCATGATTGGCGCAGTGGCGGTCAGCGGTTGGTTTACGGCGGGCACACCATCGGTCTGGCGCTGGCGCAGGCCACACGACTGTTGCCCAACCTCGTCACCGTGCTGGGCTGGCAGTCCTGCGACCACACCGGCCCCGTGCACGAGGGTGACACCCTCTACAGCGAGTTGCATGTCGAGGGCGCGGTGCCGCTGCCCGAAGGCCGTGGCGGGGTGCTGAAGTTGCGGTCGGTGGTGTCTGCCGTGGGGGAGCCTGACCGGCAGGTATTGGACTGGCGCTTTACTGCTCTTCAGTTCTGA